GGAAAAGGGGTTTTAGGGTATGTTGATGGAGAGAAAATATCCGTAGGAAACAAAAAACTAATGGAACAAGAAGCTGTTACAGGATTTTCACTCGTTACTAATGAAATTATTGCCGAACAAAAACAAGGGAAAACCGTTTCATATATTGCTGTGAATAACAGAATCATGGGTTATGTAACCATTGTTGATGCTATTAAAAACTCGAGTTTTGGTGCCATAAAAGAATTGCAAAGCCAAGGCATTGAAGTAATCATGCTTACGGGTGATAACGATAATACGGCTAAAGCTGTTGCCCAACGAATGGGACTGTCTAATTATAAAGCGAATTGTTTGCCGCAAGACAAGCTTAATTATATAAAAGATCTTCAACGAAAAAAGAAAAAGGTTGCTATGGCAGGCGATGGGATTAACGATGCTCCAGCTTTAGCACAAGCCGATGTTGGTATTGCCATGGGAACTGGAAGTGATGTGGCTATTGAAAGCGCTAAAATTACTTTGGTAAAAGGCGATTTAAAAGGCATTGTAAAAGCTAAGAATCTGAGTTTTGCGGTAATGAAAAACATCAAAGAGAACCTTTTCTTTGCGTTTATCTATAATTCTATTGGTGTTCCCGTTGCGGCGGGTATATTGTATCCATTTTTTGGTATGTTGTTGTCTCCAATGATTGCTGCGCTGGCAATGAGTTTCAGTTCGGTGTCTGTAATCTTTAATGCGTTGCGATTAAGAACTGTAGAGTTGTAAAATTTTAATCCTCACCATCATCATTCAGCTTGAAGGGATAATCTCCAAATAAAGCTGCCAGTTTCTTCGCTTGATAAGTTTTCTTGGTGTATTTGTTAGATAACACTATTATGGTTACCTTTTCTTTTCTGAGATTAATGAAAGAAGAAGTATTTCCATGCCACCAACCGTTGTGGTAATAAAATGGTTCTCCTTTTTCAAACTCACTCATTCTAATTCCTAGACCATAATTACGAATGCCTTTGCTCTCGTAGCTATAACCTTGATACATCTTTTTAATCAAATCGGCATTAAGGAAAAAAGGAGCATAACGAGCCGTATCAAAAAGCAATAAATCGCGTGGTGTAGAGTAGATGTTCTTATCGCCATAAACGGCATCCAGATAATCGGTGCCAATTTCTATATTGTTTCCTTTGTAGGATGGCACTATGTTTTCGCGGTCTTTCTCAAATTCGCATACAAAAGTATTTTTCATACCCAGTGGTGCAAATATCATTTCGCGCATTGCTTCAGGATAGGTCAAACCGGTAACTTTTTCAATAATCAAAGCCAGCATGGCATAATTGGTGTTGCAATAGCTAAAATGGGTATCCGTTTTGGTTTCTAGCGGAATATTCTTTTCAACCATTACCTTTACGATGTCTTCATTGGTCAGCAACTTTTTCTTGTCCCAATTGTTGTTTTCATAAGTAAAGTAAGCGTAGTTCTTCATACCGCTTCTGTGATTAAGCAGCGTTTGAACCGTTACCTCAGGATAAGGAAAGTTATCAATAAGTGTATTTACCTTTTGGTTTAGCTTTATTTTTTTGGCATCAACAAGCATAAGTGTTGCCGTAGCCGTCAATACTTTACTAACCGATGCAATGTGTAATGGAGTTTCATCTGTGATGCGTTCATCGGTACGTTTGTTAGCATAACCCATGTAGTTTTCATAAATGATTTGACCATTCTTTGCCACCAGAAAACTCACATTATCATTCTTCTCAGACCATGTTTTCTCAAAAAACATTGAAACTCCAAACTTTTTATCCGCTATAAACTTATCTGTTAATTTAGCTAAAGGTTCTTGAAGCGGTTGCATTATTGGTAATCCATCTTCATTTACTTTTAGCACGCCTTCGTCTTCTGTTTTCTCTTGTTTAGAACACGAGCATAGCAGCGTTATAGTAAATAATAGTAATATGGATTTGTATAGTTGAGTAGATTTCATTTTGTGAGACTTGAATAAAAACAAATATAAGTATTCCTGTTTTTTGAATAATTGGTTTCTCAGAAAGCTATCAACAGGTTTTCCACAATTTAAATTTACGAAAAAAAAGTTTTGAAAACGATTTCGTTACTACTACTTTTGGCAAGCTAAAAAATATGAAATGAAATTTGGAATTATAAAAGAACGTAAAAATCCACCCGATAGAAGAGTTGTTTTTTCTCCTGAAGAATTAGTAGAATTAAAGAAAACTTATCCTAATGCTGAGGTAGAAGTGGAGAGTTCGGACATCAGAGTTTTTACAGACGAAGAATACACAAATTTGGGAATTGAAGTAAAAGAAGATATCTCGGATTGTGATGTGTTTTTTGGAGTCAAAGAAATTCCGGTAGATTATTTAATACCAAATAAGAAGTATTTTTTCTTTTCGCATACCATAAAAAAACAAGCACACAATAGAAAACTACTGCAAGCCATACTTGACAAGAATATTGAACTTTATGACCACGAAACTATTGTTGATGCTAACAACCGAAGATTAATAGGCTTTGGTCGTTATGCGGGTTTAGTAGGTACTTATAATGGTTTCAGAGGTTTCGGAATAAAATATGATTTATTTAATTTACCAAAAGCCGAAACACTTAGAAGTAAAGAAGATTTAATAGCAAGAATAAAACGCCACACGTTACCTAACATTAAAATTGTAGTTACAGGTCACGGAAAAGTTGGTATGGGAATTAAAGAAATTCTTGATGGTGTAAAAATAAAACACGTAGCACCAGAGGATTTCTTATCCAAAAACTACTCGCAACCCGTTTACACACAAATTGACGTTCTTGATTACAATAAAAGAAAAGATGGTGAAGTAAGAGATAATCACGATTTTTATGATAATCCGCAAGAGTATGTTTCCAACTTTGAGCGTTTTACAAAAGTAGCAGATATTTATATTGCAGGTCATTTTCATGGTAACAATGCTCCAGACATCTTAACCAGAGAAATGCTAAATGCAGTAGATAATAAAATAAAAGTAGTTGCCGATATCTCTTGTGATGTTGATGGGCCAATTGCTTGTACGCTTAAAGCTTCTACTATAGCAGAGCCATTCTTTGGATATCTACCAAACGAAAACAAAGAAGTTCCTCATACGCATCCAGGTTCAATAATGGTAATGTCGGTTGACAATTTGCCATGCGAATTGCCAAAAGATGCCAGCGAAGGTTTTGGACATATGTTTATGGAACACGTAATTCCGGCTTTCTTCAATAATGATGCGGATGGTATATTAGCCCGAGCAAAAATTACAGAAGCAGGAAAACTAACACCTCGTTTTGCCTATCTGCAAGATTATGTAGATGGAAAATAGAAATAATGAAATCCTGAGTAACTTCAGGATTTTTTTATTTAGAAAAGTTTTTATCTTTAGAAAAAATATTTTCATGAAAAAACTTTTGATTTTAGGTGTTTTGCTATTTGGATTTATAAGCAATGCTCAAAACGTACTATCACCATCCAAAAACATTTTGCTTACCTTTTCTTTAGAAGCCAATGGTAAACCAACATACATGGTTTTCTATAAAGACAAGCCTGTAGTTACTCGTAGTAATTTGGGTTTAGTGTTAAAAGATGGAACTGATTTTACCAGCAGTTTTACTTTAGAAAATACTGTAAGTAATACTTTTGACGAAACTTGGCAACCTGTTTTGGGTGAGCAAAGTAGCATAAAAAATCATTACAACGAACTTAAGGTGGAATTGATTCAAAGCACATCAAAGAAAAAGCTCAATATCATATTTAAAGTTTATGATGAAGGCATTGCGTTTCGATATGAGTTTCCTAAACAACCTAACCTTAATTACTTTATCATAACTGATGAAAAAACAGAATTTAATTTGACCGGAAATCATAAAACGTTCTGGATTCCTGGTGATTTTAGTAGTAACGAATACATATATGAAGAAACTTTACTTTCCGAAATTGATACTGACAAAGTCAATAGGAATAATGGTATCGCTTTTCAAAATATCAAAGAACGTTTTAGAATACAATCGCCTGTTCAAATGAAGACTTCTGAAGGGTTGTACATAAATATTTTTGAAGCAGCTGTTGTTAATTATCCTGTAATGCATTTAGATGTTGATGTATCAAAATACAAATTCACATCAATTTTAGCACCTAATCCTTTGGGTGATAAAGCTTATCTACAAGCTCCAGCCGTAACACCATGGCGTACGATTATGGTTAGCAATGATGCAAGAGATATTGTTAGTTCAAAAATGATATTGAATTTAAATGAACCTTCAAAACTGGATGATACTTCTTGGATAAAACCAATGAAATATGTTGGTGTTTGGTGGGAAATGCACGTGGGTAAATCCACTTGGGATTATGCAGGAAGTCAAAATGCCCAAACACAAAATAACAATGAATTAGTAGCCAGCGGAAAGCATGGTGCAACAACCGAGAACACCAAACGATATATTGATTTTGCTGCAAAACATGGTTTTGATGGAGTTCTAGTGGAAGGTTGGAATGTAGGTTGGGAAGATTGGTTTGGAAACTGGAAAGAAGATGTGTTTGATTTCACAACACCTTATCCAGATTTTGATTTGAAAGCAGTAAACGATTATGCTAAATCAAAAGGAATAAAAATGATTATGCATCATGAAACTTCCGCTTCTGTGGCAAACTACGAAAGACATTTTGATAGAGCTATGAATTTGATGAAACAGTATGGTTATTCAGCTGTGAAAACAGGATATGTTGGTAAAATAATTCCTAGAGGTGAATATCATGATGGTCAAACGATGGTTAATCATTTTAATTATGTTGTCAAAAGAATGGCGGATAACAAACTAATGGTGAACTCTCACGAAAGTTCAAGACCAACAGGTTATCACAGAACCTATCCTAATTATATTGCTGCTGAAGCTGCACGCGGAACTGAATTTAGTGCTTGGAGTATTGGAAATCCACCTATGCACGAAACGATTTTACCTTTTACCAGATTATTAGGCGGACCAATGGATTATACTCCTGGAATTTTTGAGATAAAAATGAGTGCATACGATAAAACCAAAAAAGAACAAGTACATACAACATTAGCTAAACAACTTGCATTATATGTAACCATGTATTCACCATTGCAAATGGCTGCCGATTTACCTGAGAATTACGAAAAACATTTAGATGCTTTTCAGTTTATAAAAGACGTACCTGTAGATTGGCAAGAAAGTAAATATTTAGAAGCTGAACCAGGCGATTACTTAACAGTAGCTCGTAAAGACAAGAATTCAGAGAAATGGTTCTTAGGTGCGATTACTGATGAGAATGAAAGAAATACAGAAATCAAATTAGATTTTCTTTCTCCTAATAAAAAGTACAAAGCCATCATTTATCAAGATGGAGCAGATGCTGACTGGCAAAATAACCCAAAATCGTATGTTATAAAAACTATACAAGTTACAAACAAGTCTAAAATTAAATTACATTTGGCAAAAGGAGGTGGAACAGCCATTTCTTTTGAACCAATAAACTAACCAAAAACCACATTTAAATTTATGAGTACTCAAAACCTTAAAACCAATTGGGCACAATTCATTCCTCTTGTGACTGTATTTTTCTTCTGGGGATTTGTTGCGGCCAGTAACGACATTTTAATTCCTGTTTTCAAAAAAGCATTCGATTTAACCCAAGGACAAAGCCAGCTTGTTTCGGTAGCTTTTTATGTAGCATATACCGTCGGATCAATTATCTACATGATTATTTCCTATTTAACCAAAGGCGATTTAATCAATCGAATAGGGTATAAAAACTCTCTTGCATTAGGTTTAGTCATTTCTGCATTAGGAACATTATTATTTTATCCAGCGGCAAATACAGGTTCATTTCCTTTAATGTTATCCGGATTATTTATTGTTGCACTTGGTTTTTCATTACAACAAACCGTTGCCAATCCGTTAGCTATTGCACTTGGACCAATTACTACAGGTTCTCAACGGTTAACTATGGCAGGCGGAATTAACAATTTGGGTACGACTATTGGTCCATTAATTGTAAGTTTTGCAATATTCGGTGCGGCTTCATCTGGCAATACGGATATGAGTATTGAGAGCGTGAAAGTACCTTATTTAATTCTTGGTGCAGCTTTTCTTCTAGTGGCTGTTTTATTAAAGTTTTCATCCATACCAGATAAACCACAATTGATTGCCGAGGAAGAAGCAGAAGCAACTTCAGTAAGAAGTTCGGCTTTAAAATACCCACAATTAGTTTTAGGAATGATTGGAATTTTTGTATACGTTGGAGTAGAAGTGTCAACAGCAAGTAATCTTCCAGCTTATATGGAAACCGATTTAGGGTTTTTGACTAAAGATATTGCGCCATTCATTTCATTGTATTGGGCAAGTTTAATGATTGGCCGTTGGACGGGTGCTGTAGAAGCATTTACTGATAATATGAATAAACAAAAGATACTTCGTTTTATTGCGCCCTATCTAGCATTTGCCGTATTCTTGGGTGTTAATAAATTCATGGAACACGATTTATCTCATTTCTATATTTACGCATTAATCATCTTAGTATTAATTTTTGCCGATATGGCAAGTAAAGGAAATCCAGCCCGAATGTTACTAATCTTTTCGTTCTTAGGAATTATTGCATTGCTAATTGGTATGGCTACCGAAGGTATGGTGAGTGTTTATGCCTTTACCAGCGTTGGATTATTCTGTTCTACACTGTGGCCTTGTATCTTTACACTTGCCATTAGTGGTTTAGGAAAACACACCAGCCAAGGAAGTAGTTTCTTAATTATGATGATTATGGGTGGAGGAATTGTAAGTTGGCTACAAGGTTATGTAGCAGACATTGCAACTATTCATTCTAGTTACATTGTTGGTGTTGCTTGTTTTGCATATATGGCATTCTATGCTTGGAAAGTAAAAGGAATCCTTAGCGCACAAGGAATAGATTTCGACAAAAAAGTTTCAGGAGGACATTAAGATTAAATTACTTTATATAAAACAAAAACCCCGCATCGTTTCCCAACTTTGCGGGGTTTTTTTCATCAAAACCAACCAATTAAACTAATCTCAATTATTTTCTTCCTTTTACTTCTTCTTGTTTATCTTCATCG
The window above is part of the Flavobacterium sp. PMTSA4 genome. Proteins encoded here:
- a CDS encoding MFS transporter; its protein translation is MSTQNLKTNWAQFIPLVTVFFFWGFVAASNDILIPVFKKAFDLTQGQSQLVSVAFYVAYTVGSIIYMIISYLTKGDLINRIGYKNSLALGLVISALGTLLFYPAANTGSFPLMLSGLFIVALGFSLQQTVANPLAIALGPITTGSQRLTMAGGINNLGTTIGPLIVSFAIFGAASSGNTDMSIESVKVPYLILGAAFLLVAVLLKFSSIPDKPQLIAEEEAEATSVRSSALKYPQLVLGMIGIFVYVGVEVSTASNLPAYMETDLGFLTKDIAPFISLYWASLMIGRWTGAVEAFTDNMNKQKILRFIAPYLAFAVFLGVNKFMEHDLSHFYIYALIILVLIFADMASKGNPARMLLIFSFLGIIALLIGMATEGMVSVYAFTSVGLFCSTLWPCIFTLAISGLGKHTSQGSSFLIMMIMGGGIVSWLQGYVADIATIHSSYIVGVACFAYMAFYAWKVKGILSAQGIDFDKKVSGGH
- a CDS encoding serine hydrolase domain-containing protein, with amino-acid sequence MKSTQLYKSILLLFTITLLCSCSKQEKTEDEGVLKVNEDGLPIMQPLQEPLAKLTDKFIADKKFGVSMFFEKTWSEKNDNVSFLVAKNGQIIYENYMGYANKRTDERITDETPLHIASVSKVLTATATLMLVDAKKIKLNQKVNTLIDNFPYPEVTVQTLLNHRSGMKNYAYFTYENNNWDKKKLLTNEDIVKVMVEKNIPLETKTDTHFSYCNTNYAMLALIIEKVTGLTYPEAMREMIFAPLGMKNTFVCEFEKDRENIVPSYKGNNIEIGTDYLDAVYGDKNIYSTPRDLLLFDTARYAPFFLNADLIKKMYQGYSYESKGIRNYGLGIRMSEFEKGEPFYYHNGWWHGNTSSFINLRKEKVTIIVLSNKYTKKTYQAKKLAALFGDYPFKLNDDGED
- a CDS encoding NAD(P)-dependent oxidoreductase, with protein sequence MKFGIIKERKNPPDRRVVFSPEELVELKKTYPNAEVEVESSDIRVFTDEEYTNLGIEVKEDISDCDVFFGVKEIPVDYLIPNKKYFFFSHTIKKQAHNRKLLQAILDKNIELYDHETIVDANNRRLIGFGRYAGLVGTYNGFRGFGIKYDLFNLPKAETLRSKEDLIARIKRHTLPNIKIVVTGHGKVGMGIKEILDGVKIKHVAPEDFLSKNYSQPVYTQIDVLDYNKRKDGEVRDNHDFYDNPQEYVSNFERFTKVADIYIAGHFHGNNAPDILTREMLNAVDNKIKVVADISCDVDGPIACTLKASTIAEPFFGYLPNENKEVPHTHPGSIMVMSVDNLPCELPKDASEGFGHMFMEHVIPAFFNNDADGILARAKITEAGKLTPRFAYLQDYVDGK
- a CDS encoding glycoside hydrolase family 97 protein; the protein is MKKLLILGVLLFGFISNAQNVLSPSKNILLTFSLEANGKPTYMVFYKDKPVVTRSNLGLVLKDGTDFTSSFTLENTVSNTFDETWQPVLGEQSSIKNHYNELKVELIQSTSKKKLNIIFKVYDEGIAFRYEFPKQPNLNYFIITDEKTEFNLTGNHKTFWIPGDFSSNEYIYEETLLSEIDTDKVNRNNGIAFQNIKERFRIQSPVQMKTSEGLYINIFEAAVVNYPVMHLDVDVSKYKFTSILAPNPLGDKAYLQAPAVTPWRTIMVSNDARDIVSSKMILNLNEPSKLDDTSWIKPMKYVGVWWEMHVGKSTWDYAGSQNAQTQNNNELVASGKHGATTENTKRYIDFAAKHGFDGVLVEGWNVGWEDWFGNWKEDVFDFTTPYPDFDLKAVNDYAKSKGIKMIMHHETSASVANYERHFDRAMNLMKQYGYSAVKTGYVGKIIPRGEYHDGQTMVNHFNYVVKRMADNKLMVNSHESSRPTGYHRTYPNYIAAEAARGTEFSAWSIGNPPMHETILPFTRLLGGPMDYTPGIFEIKMSAYDKTKKEQVHTTLAKQLALYVTMYSPLQMAADLPENYEKHLDAFQFIKDVPVDWQESKYLEAEPGDYLTVARKDKNSEKWFLGAITDENERNTEIKLDFLSPNKKYKAIIYQDGADADWQNNPKSYVIKTIQVTNKSKIKLHLAKGGGTAISFEPIN